From Streptomyces showdoensis, one genomic window encodes:
- a CDS encoding choice-of-anchor M domain-containing protein codes for MRSLTVLGALAAAVSLGGLTAAHAAGTTLSQGHIDALDVEYDGSALQLHVHDHSAVPAVEYAPADVVLRALPAAAYTVPAGTCYSHLGTAGTTVYRLPQVEATGLLWPGISGEHLAAGVFQGDKVQVKLASVSGPGKIIVYKNGLCPKNNRSFDSGDAALANTRDVVAGEHDHANWAFTKAGTYTATFQVSGTLANGTKVGPTSAAYTFQVG; via the coding sequence ATGCGTTCCCTCACCGTCCTCGGCGCCCTCGCCGCCGCCGTGTCCCTCGGCGGACTCACCGCGGCGCACGCCGCCGGGACCACCCTGTCCCAGGGCCACATCGACGCCCTCGACGTCGAGTACGACGGCAGCGCGCTCCAGCTCCACGTCCACGACCACTCCGCCGTCCCGGCCGTGGAGTACGCGCCGGCCGACGTCGTCCTGCGCGCTCTGCCCGCCGCCGCGTACACCGTCCCCGCCGGCACCTGCTACAGCCACCTCGGCACCGCCGGCACGACCGTCTACCGCCTCCCGCAGGTCGAGGCCACCGGACTGCTGTGGCCCGGCATCTCCGGCGAGCACCTCGCCGCCGGCGTCTTCCAGGGCGACAAGGTCCAGGTCAAGCTCGCCTCGGTGAGCGGCCCCGGCAAGATCATCGTCTACAAGAACGGGCTCTGCCCGAAGAACAACCGCTCCTTCGACAGCGGCGACGCCGCCCTCGCCAACACCCGGGACGTCGTCGCCGGCGAGCACGACCACGCCAATTGGGCCTTCACCAAGGCCGGTACGTACACCGCCACCTTCCAGGTGAGCGGCACGCTCGCGAACGGCACCAAGGTCGGGCCGACGTCGGCCGCCTACACCTTCCAGGTCGGCTGA
- a CDS encoding choice-of-anchor M domain-containing protein — MRAPLAPRPAVIAAVLAAATAVVPLAAPRYALAADLPATEAPAGERTVLDGGHLDLAARLRDGRLDFMIKDGTVAGRTVWRQPSDVVLHFDPRHAIVVPPREEVPQFEGFGEPGERLWVDKDFASQEGLLWPGWSTMEILPSDLAGTVKVSFPKITGPGRLVLGQWADDPELGVRIGVTVDGAKPDPGSVDLRPFSHSHPLWILDTEGVYRITLQMTATLPSGAKVSDRETLAVAVGDVDASKVVPGEGDGGGDGGPGTPEPSGSPSPTPTPTPTATASATTTPTATATAPTPTRPPTTGPDPSTVPGDTPTPPPAPGGTTTPPDPPPSATNAPVATGGGRLAATGAGVALPVGIAGAAVLAGGAVVLLVRRKRAAR, encoded by the coding sequence ATGCGGGCCCCACTCGCGCCACGCCCCGCCGTCATCGCCGCCGTCCTCGCGGCCGCCACCGCCGTCGTACCGCTCGCCGCACCCCGGTACGCGCTCGCCGCCGACCTGCCGGCGACCGAGGCGCCCGCCGGCGAGCGCACCGTCCTCGACGGCGGTCACCTCGACCTCGCCGCACGGCTGCGCGACGGCCGCCTCGACTTCATGATCAAGGACGGCACGGTCGCGGGCCGCACGGTCTGGCGCCAACCCTCCGACGTCGTCCTCCACTTCGACCCCCGGCACGCGATCGTCGTCCCCCCGCGCGAGGAGGTCCCGCAGTTCGAGGGCTTCGGAGAGCCGGGCGAACGCCTCTGGGTCGACAAGGACTTCGCCTCCCAGGAGGGTCTCCTGTGGCCCGGCTGGAGCACCATGGAGATCCTGCCGTCCGACCTCGCGGGCACCGTGAAGGTGAGCTTCCCGAAGATCACCGGGCCCGGCCGCCTGGTCCTCGGACAGTGGGCCGACGACCCGGAACTCGGCGTCCGCATCGGCGTCACCGTCGACGGCGCGAAACCGGACCCCGGCAGCGTCGACCTCCGGCCCTTCAGCCACTCCCACCCGCTGTGGATCCTCGACACCGAGGGCGTCTACCGGATCACCCTGCAGATGACGGCGACCCTGCCCTCCGGCGCGAAGGTCTCCGACCGCGAGACCCTCGCCGTGGCGGTCGGCGACGTCGACGCGTCGAAGGTCGTGCCGGGGGAGGGAGACGGGGGCGGCGACGGGGGGCCGGGAACTCCGGAACCGAGCGGGTCTCCTTCGCCGACGCCGACGCCGACGCCCACCGCGACGGCGAGCGCCACCACGACCCCCACGGCCACCGCCACCGCCCCCACCCCCACGCGTCCTCCCACCACCGGTCCCGATCCCTCCACCGTGCCCGGCGATACGCCGACCCCGCCCCCCGCTCCCGGCGGCACCACGACGCCGCCGGACCCGCCGCCCTCCGCCACGAACGCCCCGGTCGCGACCGGCGGCGGCCGGCTCGCCGCCACCGGGGCCGGGGTGGCGCTGCCCGTAGGGATCGCCGGTGCCGCGGTGCTCGCGGGCGGGGCCGTCGTCCTTCTCGTACGCCGGAAGAGGGCGGCCCGATGA
- a CDS encoding anchored repeat ABC transporter, substrate-binding protein — MSRDPGRARTTGAVAGLLGALLVGAAGCSAPVAGRSGEAELTVSTTTAIIADLVRNVGGDRVDVASVVPPHGDPHSYEPSPGDAARVARSDLVFTNGLLLEEPGILKTIHTNAPDGTPKIPLGEKLEPYGGSVIELKEDLGLDVLWLGWAVEGEVAGDGSQIRTTVTGLEGPGDLRVYLTDTLGTPTVTVDSADGFDSADSFVLPPEAHTHVNWAFSAPGTYRLTVQGRTEALDGTGAPIGGGTVTFAVGAAAAKAAGGKTLLDGGHADVALDARTRTVRIRSDDPATGRRTHHPLDSVVLSVPDRAREAVPAEGAYRFLGAPGAPLWVLPQAVVGKHVHGDLDPHTWQDVANAEAYVRRIEAELVAADPAGRAVYERNAAAYLARLGRLDEEVARTLAGIPAGHRRLVTTHDAFGYLAHAYGLDVAGFVVPVPSREPSAAEIARLRDTIREQRIPAVFLEPNLAARADVLRRVAEDEGIGICTVYGDSFDDEVHDYVAMMRHNANELARCLGREGSGAR, encoded by the coding sequence ATGAGCCGCGACCCGGGCCGCGCGCGTACGACGGGAGCGGTCGCGGGACTCCTCGGTGCGCTGCTCGTCGGCGCCGCCGGCTGCTCGGCCCCCGTGGCGGGGCGCTCCGGCGAGGCCGAACTGACCGTCTCCACGACCACCGCGATCATCGCCGACCTGGTCCGCAACGTCGGCGGCGACCGCGTCGACGTCGCCTCCGTCGTCCCGCCGCACGGCGACCCCCACTCGTACGAGCCGAGCCCCGGCGACGCCGCCCGCGTGGCCCGCTCCGACCTCGTCTTCACCAACGGGCTCCTCCTGGAGGAGCCCGGCATCCTGAAGACGATCCACACCAACGCCCCCGACGGCACCCCCAAGATCCCCCTCGGCGAGAAGCTCGAACCGTACGGCGGCTCCGTCATCGAACTGAAGGAGGACCTCGGGCTCGACGTCCTCTGGCTCGGCTGGGCCGTGGAGGGCGAGGTCGCGGGCGACGGCAGTCAGATACGGACCACCGTGACCGGCCTCGAAGGCCCCGGGGACCTGCGCGTCTACCTCACCGACACCCTCGGCACCCCGACCGTCACCGTCGACTCCGCCGACGGCTTCGACTCCGCCGACTCCTTCGTCCTGCCGCCCGAGGCCCACACCCACGTCAACTGGGCCTTCAGCGCCCCCGGTACGTACCGGCTCACCGTCCAGGGCCGCACCGAGGCGCTCGACGGCACCGGCGCGCCGATCGGCGGCGGCACCGTCACCTTCGCCGTCGGCGCGGCGGCGGCCAAGGCGGCCGGCGGCAAGACGCTGCTCGACGGCGGGCACGCCGACGTCGCCCTCGACGCGCGCACGAGGACCGTCCGGATCCGCTCCGACGACCCGGCGACCGGCCGGCGCACCCACCACCCGCTCGACTCCGTCGTCCTGTCCGTCCCCGACCGGGCGCGGGAGGCCGTGCCCGCGGAAGGCGCGTACCGCTTCCTCGGTGCCCCCGGCGCACCCCTCTGGGTCCTGCCGCAGGCCGTCGTCGGCAAGCACGTCCACGGGGACCTGGACCCGCACACCTGGCAGGACGTCGCCAACGCCGAGGCGTACGTACGCCGGATCGAGGCCGAACTCGTCGCGGCGGACCCGGCCGGACGCGCCGTCTACGAGCGCAACGCCGCCGCCTACCTCGCCCGGCTCGGCCGCCTCGACGAGGAGGTCGCCCGCACCCTCGCGGGCATCCCCGCCGGGCACCGGCGGCTCGTCACCACCCACGACGCCTTCGGCTACCTCGCCCACGCCTACGGCCTGGACGTGGCCGGCTTCGTCGTGCCCGTGCCGAGCCGCGAGCCCAGCGCCGCCGAGATCGCGAGGCTCCGCGACACGATCCGCGAGCAGCGGATCCCGGCCGTCTTCCTCGAACCCAACCTCGCCGCCCGCGCCGACGTCCTGCGCCGGGTCGCCGAGGACGAGGGCATCGGCATCTGCACCGTCTACGGCGACTCCTTCGACGACGAGGTCCACGACTACGTCGCGATGATGCGCCACAACGCGAACGAACTGGCCCGCTGCCTGGGCCGGGAGGGGAGTGGAGCCCGATGA